In Paraflavitalea devenefica, the following are encoded in one genomic region:
- a CDS encoding transketolase, giving the protein MPPLKDIATQIRRDIVRMVHGAASGHPGGSLGCTDYFTALFFKVMQHNPQFNMNATNEDVFVLSNGHISPVYYSTLARSGYFDIKELSTFRKLNSRLQGHPATHEHLPGIRIASGSLGQGMSVAIGAALTKKLNGEKNVVYSLHGDGELDEGQNWEAIMFAAHHKVDNLISTVDWNGQQIDGPTKKVMNLLDLGAKFDAFGWEVIRLETGNDVEAVVAALEKAKTFIGKGKPIVILMTTAMGSGVDFMQGSHEWHGIAPNDEQLQKALAQLPETLGDY; this is encoded by the coding sequence ATGCCCCCATTAAAAGACATTGCCACGCAGATTAGACGCGATATTGTTCGTATGGTACATGGCGCTGCCAGCGGTCACCCAGGCGGTTCCCTCGGATGCACAGATTACTTTACAGCCCTTTTCTTTAAAGTAATGCAGCACAACCCGCAATTCAATATGAACGCCACCAATGAGGATGTTTTCGTATTATCCAATGGTCATATTTCCCCGGTATACTATTCCACATTGGCCCGTTCCGGCTATTTTGATATTAAAGAATTATCTACTTTCCGCAAACTGAACTCCAGGTTACAGGGCCACCCTGCTACCCATGAGCACCTGCCCGGTATACGCATTGCCAGCGGTTCCCTCGGTCAGGGTATGAGTGTAGCTATTGGCGCTGCCCTTACCAAAAAGCTGAATGGTGAAAAGAATGTTGTGTATTCTTTACACGGAGATGGTGAACTGGATGAAGGCCAGAACTGGGAAGCCATCATGTTTGCCGCCCACCATAAGGTAGATAACCTCATCTCTACTGTTGACTGGAATGGCCAGCAAATTGACGGACCTACTAAAAAAGTAATGAACCTGCTTGACCTAGGCGCCAAGTTCGACGCTTTTGGCTGGGAAGTGATCAGGTTGGAAACAGGGAATGACGTAGAGGCAGTAGTAGCTGCCCTGGAAAAAGCCAAAACCTTTATTGGCAAAGGCAAGCCCATCGTTATCCTTATGACCACAGCCATGGGCAGTGGCGTTGACTTCATGCAGGGCTCCCATGAATGGCATGGCATCGCCCCCAATGATGAGCAATTGCAAAAGGCGTTGGCCCAATTGCCCGAAACATTGGGCGATTATTAG
- the frr gene encoding ribosome recycling factor, with amino-acid sequence MSDELNKIEEHVLEAMEKAINHLETELIKVRAGKANPNIVDGIVVDYYGTPTPINQVGNITVADARTLNIQPWEKNMLQPIERSIINANIGITPQNDGNIIRLFMPPLTEERRRELVKRAQGEGEHSKVAIRNIRRDAMEQVKKLQKNGLSEDVAKDAEKNIQEMTDKYIALVEKHLAAKEKDIMTV; translated from the coding sequence ATGTCTGACGAGTTAAATAAAATTGAAGAACATGTGCTTGAAGCCATGGAAAAAGCCATTAACCACCTGGAAACAGAACTGATCAAGGTGCGGGCCGGTAAAGCCAACCCCAATATTGTAGATGGTATTGTGGTGGATTATTACGGTACGCCCACCCCCATTAACCAGGTAGGCAATATTACTGTTGCGGATGCACGTACGCTGAATATACAGCCCTGGGAAAAGAATATGTTGCAGCCTATTGAGCGTTCCATCATCAACGCCAACATCGGCATTACGCCCCAGAATGATGGTAATATCATCCGTCTGTTCATGCCGCCTTTGACCGAAGAGCGCCGCCGGGAACTGGTAAAGCGCGCCCAGGGCGAAGGAGAACATTCCAAGGTAGCCATCCGTAATATCCGCCGCGATGCGATGGAGCAGGTGAAGAAATTACAAAAGAACGGCCTCAGTGAGGACGTAGCCAAGGATGCCGAAAAGAACATACAGGAAATGACCGATAAGTACATTGCCCTGGTGGAAAAACACCTTGCCGCCAAAGAAAAGGATATCATGACCGTATAG
- the rbfA gene encoding 30S ribosome-binding factor RbfA, whose product MQEGKRQKQIAGLLNEELNAIFQRLGLTMINGGMVSIVTVKVTPDLLEARIYLSLFQTGDPQATLKKIEERAWEIKKELTARVAKQLRRMPELRFYLDDTLDHVFKMENLFKKINDDKKEEGSEE is encoded by the coding sequence ATGCAAGAAGGGAAGCGACAAAAACAAATAGCCGGCCTGTTGAATGAAGAGCTCAATGCCATTTTCCAGCGCCTGGGGCTCACGATGATCAATGGTGGCATGGTGTCTATCGTTACGGTAAAAGTAACGCCCGACCTGCTGGAAGCCCGCATTTACCTGAGCCTGTTCCAGACTGGCGACCCGCAGGCTACGCTGAAGAAGATTGAGGAAAGAGCCTGGGAGATCAAAAAGGAGCTCACCGCCCGGGTGGCCAAACAACTTCGCCGCATGCCCGAACTGAGGTTTTACCTGGACGATACGCTGGACCATGTGTTTAAGATGGAAAACCTGTTTAAGAAGATCAATGACGATAAGAAGGAAGAGGGAAGTGAAGAGTAG
- a CDS encoding segregation and condensation protein A, producing the protein MNQSSYQIKLPQFEGPFDLLLFFIERDELDIYNIPITKIIKDFMDYIHGEQGLNIELSSEFILFVSTLMRIKAKMLLPRKEVDEQGNEIDPRQELIDKILEYKRYKEAAVKMAEMEAIRMLMVRRGNLQKELATIGEETGEGTEIQTITLFKLMKTFEKVMKRLEQRNVKPVHTVVRYNYTMDDSREFMLSSVKKEKVVSFEKVFEICQDRIHAIFLFLSILELVQMKYMTLMVGEGRNNFILEFNENREEDPILDARTLGLEPPSAISSDEQPIGGLFGQEPPADEPSTGEDATDETA; encoded by the coding sequence GTGAATCAATCCAGTTACCAGATCAAGTTACCGCAGTTTGAAGGCCCTTTCGACCTCTTGTTATTCTTTATTGAGCGGGACGAACTGGATATCTACAATATACCCATTACCAAGATCATCAAGGATTTCATGGATTATATCCATGGTGAGCAGGGATTGAACATTGAGTTGTCCAGTGAGTTCATCCTCTTTGTATCTACCCTCATGCGCATCAAGGCCAAAATGCTGTTGCCGCGCAAGGAAGTGGATGAGCAGGGCAATGAAATAGACCCCCGCCAGGAACTGATTGACAAGATCCTGGAGTACAAACGCTATAAGGAAGCGGCGGTGAAGATGGCCGAAATGGAAGCTATCCGCATGCTGATGGTAAGGCGTGGTAACCTTCAGAAGGAACTGGCCACCATTGGCGAAGAGACCGGTGAAGGTACTGAGATACAAACCATTACGCTCTTCAAGCTGATGAAGACCTTCGAGAAGGTGATGAAGCGGCTGGAACAGCGTAATGTAAAACCCGTGCATACGGTGGTACGGTATAACTATACCATGGACGATAGCCGGGAATTTATGCTGAGCAGTGTGAAGAAAGAAAAGGTAGTGTCTTTTGAAAAGGTGTTTGAGATCTGCCAGGACCGTATTCATGCCATCTTCCTTTTCCTGTCCATACTGGAGCTGGTACAAATGAAATATATGACCCTCATGGTAGGGGAAGGCCGCAATAATTTTATTCTCGAATTCAACGAGAACCGCGAAGAAGACCCCATCCTCGACGCCAGGACCCTGGGCCTGGAACCCCCGTCAGCCATCTCTTCCGATGAACAACCCATCGGTGGATTGTTTGGCCAGGAGCCCCCCGCTGACGAACCGTCTACCGGTGAAGACGCCACTGACGAAACGGCGTAA
- a CDS encoding FtsX-like permease family protein, whose protein sequence is MNFLFAWRYFKAKKSTNAINVIAWISMVAIMCITFAFIVVLSVFNGFEGLVKSLYSSFYPHVLISPKAGNKTILVSPEQLKQLSAVKDVVHYTRIIEEKTLLLNGDIQVPVELKGVDENYTKVTGVAQNIVRGQYATGTADRPVIVLGNGVEGALDLESDKNMFPLVAYVFKGGASVNVTDLYQSVAADNVTTGGTFLIQADIDNKYAITNIDFMRRMMGLKENEYSHLEIALTDERKGDAVVKNLRQLFGGNYVVETRYEQNKSLYGVMTLEKWAIYAILTLMLIVSAFTMIGGLTMLVLEKQKDIQVLKAMGANNRLIQKIFLSEGLLLAGIGAITGIVLAVLFCWAQVQFHLISLEGGTFLIDYYPVKLVAGDFLLVVATVSLVALIASWFPSRKAALQPIELKS, encoded by the coding sequence ATGAATTTCCTTTTCGCCTGGCGCTATTTTAAAGCAAAGAAGTCGACCAATGCCATCAATGTCATTGCATGGATCAGTATGGTGGCCATTATGTGTATCACCTTTGCCTTTATTGTAGTGCTCAGTGTGTTCAATGGGTTTGAAGGGCTGGTGAAGTCCCTATATTCTTCTTTCTATCCCCATGTACTCATCTCCCCTAAAGCAGGTAATAAAACGATCCTGGTATCACCGGAACAACTGAAGCAGTTGAGCGCGGTGAAAGATGTGGTGCATTATACGCGCATCATAGAAGAGAAAACCCTTTTGCTGAATGGAGATATCCAGGTGCCGGTTGAACTGAAAGGCGTAGATGAAAATTATACAAAGGTTACTGGCGTTGCACAGAACATTGTTCGTGGCCAGTATGCTACCGGCACAGCCGACAGGCCTGTTATTGTATTGGGCAATGGAGTGGAAGGAGCGCTGGACCTGGAATCGGACAAGAATATGTTCCCGCTGGTAGCTTATGTATTCAAAGGGGGTGCATCAGTTAATGTGACCGACCTGTACCAGTCGGTAGCTGCCGACAATGTTACTACCGGCGGCACTTTCCTGATACAGGCCGATATTGATAATAAGTATGCCATTACGAATATTGATTTCATGCGGCGGATGATGGGGTTGAAGGAAAATGAGTACAGCCACCTTGAGATTGCCCTTACCGATGAAAGGAAGGGAGACGCTGTAGTAAAGAACCTGCGGCAGCTCTTTGGCGGCAACTATGTGGTAGAAACACGCTATGAACAAAACAAGAGCCTGTACGGCGTGATGACGCTGGAGAAATGGGCCATCTATGCTATTCTTACCTTAATGCTCATTGTCTCTGCTTTTACCATGATCGGTGGATTGACAATGCTGGTACTGGAAAAGCAAAAAGATATACAGGTGTTGAAAGCCATGGGCGCCAACAACCGGCTGATACAAAAGATATTTCTGAGTGAAGGATTGCTGCTGGCAGGCATTGGCGCTATCACTGGTATTGTACTGGCCGTGCTCTTTTGCTGGGCGCAGGTACAGTTTCACCTGATCTCCCTCGAAGGCGGCACTTTCCTCATTGATTATTATCCTGTAAAACTGGTGGCGGGCGATTTCCTGTTGGTCGTTGCTACTGTATCGCTGGTAGCATTGATCGCTTCCTGGTTCCCTTCACGCAAGGCAGCACTGCAGCCGATAGAGTTGAAGAGTTAG
- the mscL gene encoding large conductance mechanosensitive channel protein MscL, with product MGFIKEFKEFAIKGNVIDLAVGVIIGGAFGKIIDSVIKDLVMPIVAAIVGAPDFSNAYLPLKSGIPRDLALAEAQKLGPVFAYGSFITVAINFLLLALVIFFMVKGINSLKRKQEAAPAAPAPPTATEQLLIEIRDELKKKS from the coding sequence ATGGGATTTATCAAAGAGTTTAAGGAGTTTGCTATCAAAGGCAATGTTATTGATCTGGCGGTGGGTGTGATTATCGGCGGAGCTTTTGGAAAGATCATTGACTCAGTGATTAAAGATCTTGTGATGCCCATCGTTGCGGCCATTGTAGGCGCCCCTGATTTCAGTAATGCCTACCTGCCGTTAAAATCGGGCATACCACGTGATCTGGCATTGGCAGAAGCCCAGAAGTTAGGGCCTGTATTTGCCTATGGCAGCTTTATCACGGTAGCTATCAACTTCCTTTTGCTGGCGCTGGTCATTTTCTTCATGGTAAAAGGGATCAATAGTCTTAAGCGTAAACAGGAAGCTGCACCTGCCGCACCCGCACCCCCTACCGCAACCGAACAATTGCTGATTGAGATACGCGATGAGTTAAAGAAAAAGAGTTAA
- a CDS encoding ABC transporter ATP-binding protein: MKRFSTILFYLRDQKGKMGLYLLFNLLSVLFSLVSLGMLAPFLQLLFGIEQTIVKEPVFEFNSTGIMDYLKYQLGQLIVIHGRERALAIICTVLIISILFKNLFYYFSLRVMVPLRNRVMTKFRRDMYGKILILPIGFFTEQRKGDIMSRMSNDMNEIEWSVVGTLEGLIREPLTILIILFWLVFLSPTLSLFLVVLLPLMGFIIGRISRSLRKQSTMAQEQQGLLLSVLDETLTGLRVIKAFNAEKLLGNRFFTTNNLLHNLRVKMSFRRDLASPISEFLGVLTLSCILWFGGKLVFDNYIEPAAFITYVVFFTQIINPAKALSTAFYNAQRGAAAIQRIEEILKAPLAVEEAANPKQLATFQKSIEFRNVTFKYEDITILDNINLTIEKGKTIALVGSSGAGKSTLADLVPRFHDVTSGELLIDGVNIKDYSLLSLRDQMGIVTQEPILFNDTIASNIALGNPVATIDEIEEAARIANAHDFIMHKEDNYQTNIGDRGNKLSGGERQRVTIARAVLKNPPILILDEATSSLDTESERLVQDAINKMMANRTSIVIAHRLSTIRHADEIIVLQKGKIVERGTHDQLLGQDGFYKRLVEMQEVK, translated from the coding sequence ATGAAGCGATTTTCAACGATTCTCTTTTACCTCCGTGACCAGAAAGGGAAAATGGGCTTATACTTACTGTTCAACTTATTATCCGTTTTGTTCTCACTCGTGTCATTGGGTATGCTGGCCCCTTTCCTGCAATTGTTGTTTGGCATAGAGCAGACCATCGTGAAAGAGCCGGTATTTGAATTCAACTCCACGGGTATCATGGACTACCTCAAATACCAACTGGGACAATTGATCGTCATCCACGGACGTGAGCGGGCACTGGCAATCATTTGTACGGTATTGATCATATCCATTCTTTTCAAAAACCTGTTCTATTACTTTTCTCTCCGGGTAATGGTACCGCTCCGGAACCGGGTAATGACCAAGTTCAGGCGCGATATGTATGGGAAGATCCTCATCCTGCCCATCGGTTTTTTTACCGAACAACGCAAAGGCGATATCATGTCCCGCATGAGTAACGACATGAACGAAATTGAATGGAGCGTTGTGGGCACCCTTGAAGGACTTATCCGGGAACCGCTGACCATATTAATCATTCTATTTTGGCTGGTCTTCTTAAGCCCCACGCTCTCTTTATTCCTGGTAGTATTACTACCCCTGATGGGCTTTATCATTGGCCGGATAAGCCGTAGCCTGAGAAAACAATCCACTATGGCCCAGGAACAACAGGGATTGCTATTGTCTGTCCTCGATGAAACACTCACCGGCCTGCGGGTGATCAAAGCCTTCAATGCTGAAAAACTGCTGGGCAACCGCTTTTTTACTACCAACAATCTCCTGCACAACCTCCGGGTGAAAATGTCATTCCGCCGTGACCTGGCCTCTCCCATATCTGAATTCCTGGGCGTACTCACCCTAAGCTGCATCCTGTGGTTTGGCGGCAAGCTGGTATTTGACAATTACATAGAACCTGCGGCCTTCATCACCTATGTGGTATTCTTCACCCAGATCATCAACCCTGCCAAAGCCTTGTCAACCGCCTTCTACAATGCACAACGTGGTGCGGCTGCCATTCAAAGAATAGAAGAAATACTCAAAGCGCCGCTGGCCGTGGAAGAAGCCGCCAATCCCAAACAACTCGCTACCTTCCAAAAATCTATTGAGTTCCGCAATGTGACCTTCAAATATGAAGACATCACCATCCTCGATAATATCAACCTCACCATTGAAAAAGGAAAGACCATTGCCCTGGTAGGTTCCAGCGGCGCCGGTAAATCGACCCTGGCCGACCTGGTGCCCCGCTTTCACGATGTAACCAGTGGTGAGTTGCTCATTGACGGGGTTAACATTAAAGATTATTCTTTACTATCCCTCCGTGATCAGATGGGGATTGTAACGCAGGAACCCATCCTGTTCAATGATACCATTGCCAGCAATATTGCACTGGGCAACCCCGTAGCCACCATTGATGAAATTGAAGAAGCAGCCCGCATTGCCAATGCCCATGATTTCATCATGCACAAGGAAGACAATTACCAAACGAATATCGGCGACCGCGGCAACAAACTGAGTGGTGGTGAACGTCAACGGGTAACTATTGCCCGGGCGGTACTCAAGAACCCGCCCATCTTAATACTCGACGAAGCCACTTCTTCGCTCGATACAGAAAGTGAGCGACTGGTACAGGATGCCATTAACAAAATGATGGCCAACCGCACCAGCATTGTCATTGCCCACCGCCTCAGCACCATCCGTCACGCCGATGAGATCATCGTACTGCAAAAAGGAAAGATCGTTGAACGGGGTACTCACGATCAATTACTTGGCCAGGACGGCTTCTATAAAAGACTGGTAGAAATGCAGGAAGTAAAATAG
- a CDS encoding DUF3078 domain-containing protein, with amino-acid sequence MRKSLLLTIFSVSYVIAFAQDAGVKDMKAQSEKKLAADTSHKSGWKKGGVFSLNVGQGGSRNWAAGAEKFSFTVAAYLSLYANKKSGRFFWDNTLDLGYAMVNTTSQGNRKTDDKIDLFSKAGYELTNTLSVAGVVNFRTQFYDGFDYNYRGKGYQRRISGFFAPAYLVVAPGIDWHPVDYFSVFVSPISTRLVIVTNQPKSYFYPAGDPGVDGGAYEAPLSTFYGVDPDREVKMEAGAYASVNFNKEILKNVIYKSRLDLYSNYLKTYRFTPTGPDQLQITKISAKPQNVDVFWTNAIVMKVNKFLNVTYNLDLIYDDDVRQFGPDKTSAATQIRSLLGVGISAKF; translated from the coding sequence ATGAGAAAATCGCTCTTGCTCACGATATTCAGCGTGTCGTACGTTATTGCCTTTGCCCAGGATGCAGGCGTAAAAGATATGAAAGCCCAGTCGGAGAAAAAGCTGGCGGCTGATACATCCCATAAATCAGGCTGGAAGAAAGGAGGGGTCTTTTCCCTCAATGTAGGCCAGGGCGGCAGCCGCAACTGGGCAGCCGGCGCTGAAAAGTTCTCCTTCACAGTAGCCGCTTATTTAAGCCTCTATGCCAATAAAAAATCCGGCAGGTTCTTTTGGGATAATACCCTTGATCTGGGATATGCCATGGTGAATACCACTTCACAGGGCAACCGTAAAACGGATGATAAGATTGACCTGTTCAGCAAAGCGGGCTATGAACTGACCAATACCTTGAGCGTAGCAGGAGTGGTTAACTTCAGGACCCAGTTTTATGACGGATTCGATTATAATTACCGGGGTAAAGGATACCAACGGCGGATATCAGGCTTTTTTGCCCCGGCTTATCTGGTCGTGGCGCCGGGTATTGACTGGCACCCTGTGGACTATTTCAGCGTTTTTGTTTCTCCCATCTCTACCCGCCTGGTCATCGTTACCAATCAGCCTAAGAGTTATTTTTATCCCGCCGGTGATCCGGGCGTCGATGGCGGCGCTTATGAAGCTCCTTTATCTACCTTTTATGGCGTTGATCCCGACCGGGAAGTAAAAATGGAGGCCGGCGCTTATGCCTCGGTCAACTTTAATAAAGAGATCCTTAAAAATGTAATCTATAAGAGCCGTCTTGACCTGTATTCCAACTACCTCAAAACATACCGGTTTACCCCCACAGGTCCCGATCAGTTACAAATAACTAAGATCAGCGCCAAGCCCCAGAATGTGGATGTTTTCTGGACCAATGCCATTGTGATGAAAGTAAATAAGTTCCTGAATGTTACCTATAACTTAGATCTTATATACGACGATGATGTGCGCCAGTTTGGCCCCGATAAAACATCGGCTGCCACCCAGATAAGGTCATTGCTGGGTGTGGGTATTTCTGCTAAATTCTGA
- a CDS encoding MraY family glycosyltransferase: MFDVLLSIAISFTITFLAIPVIITVAERKKLFDLPNERKIHQNPIPSLGGLGIFAGFIMACLIAIQFNATPEFQYFLAACFVIFFLGLKDDILVISPIKKFIGQVLAAFLIIYKGGVQIRSMHGFMGIHELPESFSLLLTYFTVIVIINSFNLIDGIDGLAGSLGLMAATVFGFYFLQVDMAAYSILAFSLAGSLAAFLIFNFHPAKIFMGDTGSLLIGLINSILVVKFIEVANAVNIPYPIAASPAIGFAILMIPLLDTLRVFAIRIVNRRSPFSPDRNHVHHLLLDKGLSHRSITLLLVSINLFAIVTSYALRNSGCTWIILALLIIFFTGIAALYYTRHKPRLFVARTVEPENKNSRIVPLTKDTILEQKN; the protein is encoded by the coding sequence ATGTTTGATGTATTACTATCAATAGCTATTTCTTTTACGATCACTTTTTTAGCTATCCCGGTAATTATAACCGTAGCGGAAAGAAAAAAACTTTTCGATTTGCCTAATGAGCGGAAGATTCACCAGAATCCTATTCCTTCGCTCGGTGGGTTGGGCATTTTTGCCGGCTTTATTATGGCCTGCCTGATTGCTATCCAGTTCAACGCTACACCCGAATTTCAATATTTCCTCGCCGCCTGTTTTGTGATCTTCTTCCTCGGTTTAAAAGATGATATACTGGTTATATCACCCATTAAAAAATTTATCGGGCAGGTACTGGCTGCTTTCCTGATCATTTATAAAGGCGGTGTACAGATCAGAAGCATGCATGGTTTTATGGGCATTCATGAATTGCCCGAATCCTTTAGCCTGCTCCTGACCTACTTTACCGTTATTGTGATCATTAATTCCTTCAACCTGATTGATGGTATAGATGGCCTGGCCGGAAGCCTGGGATTGATGGCGGCTACCGTTTTCGGGTTCTATTTCCTGCAGGTGGATATGGCTGCCTACTCTATCCTGGCCTTTAGCCTGGCGGGTAGCCTGGCTGCCTTCCTCATCTTTAATTTTCACCCCGCCAAGATCTTTATGGGCGATACAGGGTCGCTACTAATAGGATTGATCAATTCCATACTGGTGGTAAAATTCATTGAAGTGGCCAATGCGGTTAATATTCCTTATCCCATTGCGGCTTCACCGGCTATCGGGTTTGCCATCCTCATGATACCGCTGCTGGATACATTACGGGTATTTGCTATCCGTATTGTAAACCGCCGCTCGCCCTTTAGTCCCGACCGTAACCACGTGCACCATTTATTGCTGGATAAAGGGCTTTCACACCGCAGTATTACCTTGCTGCTGGTATCCATCAACCTGTTTGCCATTGTGACTTCCTATGCCCTGCGCAATTCCGGCTGCACCTGGATCATACTGGCCCTGCTGATCATATTTTTTACCGGCATTGCCGCCCTGTATTATACCCGTCACAAACCCCGCCTGTTTGTAGCCCGCACGGTAGAACCGGAAAATAAGAATTCCCGCATCGTACCCCTGACGAAGGATACCATCCTGGAGCAGAAGAATTAG
- a CDS encoding PPK2 family polyphosphate kinase, whose amino-acid sequence MGKIRLDDISTRAPKDFDKEATKTKTQEILQELDELQNLLFAESKHAILVILQGPDASGKDGVIRNVFTSMNPQGINVKSFKTPTALELSHDFLWRIHAVVPAKGMIHIFNRSQYEDVLITRVHKWIDDEGAYKRMKAINDFERLLQEHNSTRILKFYLHVSPEEQQERLQERIQDRTKQWKYNENDFKEAKLWKEYRKAYEDCLEHCNDIPWTVVPADQNWYKEYMIASELLATLKKLDMKYPGLKKSNEGF is encoded by the coding sequence ATGGGAAAGATCAGGCTGGATGATATCTCTACGCGGGCGCCAAAAGACTTCGATAAGGAAGCTACCAAAACAAAAACACAGGAAATATTGCAGGAACTGGATGAACTGCAGAACCTGTTGTTTGCCGAATCCAAGCATGCCATACTGGTCATTTTACAGGGGCCTGATGCCAGTGGCAAGGACGGCGTGATACGCAATGTATTTACTTCTATGAACCCGCAGGGGATCAATGTAAAATCATTCAAAACACCCACCGCCCTGGAGCTGAGCCATGATTTCCTGTGGCGCATACATGCCGTTGTTCCTGCCAAAGGCATGATACATATATTCAACCGCTCACAATACGAGGATGTACTGATAACGCGCGTGCATAAATGGATTGATGATGAAGGGGCCTATAAACGAATGAAGGCCATTAATGATTTTGAACGGTTGTTACAGGAGCACAACAGTACCCGGATATTGAAGTTTTACCTGCATGTATCGCCCGAAGAACAACAGGAGCGGCTGCAGGAACGTATCCAGGACCGAACGAAGCAGTGGAAGTACAATGAAAATGACTTTAAGGAGGCAAAGTTGTGGAAGGAATACCGGAAAGCTTATGAGGATTGCCTGGAACATTGCAATGATATTCCCTGGACCGTTGTGCCGGCCGATCAGAACTGGTATAAGGAATACATGATAGCTTCGGAACTGCTGGCCACCTTGAAGAAGCTGGATATGAAATACCCCGGATTGAAGAAAAGCAATGAAGGTTTCTGA